From the genome of Pantoea alfalfae, one region includes:
- a CDS encoding intracellular growth attenuator family protein: MSTIFMILAIVLTCSILAGIGFWYAMRHRPPLAKPLPFISPPCRKLSAQEREAVDKYVAALEKQPRTTLTTDKRSASERLTLTAQSNNVYPVTRAITRYGLSTDDPHKWRYYLDEVEVHLPPLWEQYITDENYVELIRTQSIPLVISLNGHSLVDYAVDQQSLPTLMRPVSTNASIRKAETENVELLQVRKETAEEYRLSRPDGTREAVMISLAFLLFFFSLLVPTTLMIWLVLTGAVTIAASLWLLYRIPGERGLRDIHCLRGAPKRWGLFSESNQEQSNITLGIIDLAYPPHWQPYVAHDLGQVTDVEIYLNRQVVRQGRFLSLQDEVKNFPIQRWRKNVVLACGSLMVLTMLVTWIPLGMPIKLSLAWARGTDSLEVSSVDKLSSVPLNIGDNLKVSGTGMCSVPDNYQSNRSYAYMPFDCSAVYWNNATPLPQPQSDIIDKAAALLDTTTKQLHPETNTDPKLNPQLASAIQKSGMILLDDFSDLVMKTQDLCNQPQDCMRLKNALVNLGNAKDWEALMRRADSGQLNGMNVLLRPVSAEALENLVNTATSTFFFRETRRAAENLNSPPPGGFLIVSDEGRQLVNQPQPSVSLFDLDPPSQWRELQRISAMLLHTPFSASGIITGISTDANGTRHIMLHNEPDAMAQWRYLGTVLLLLVLLACGVINGLLALRRMHRNRQRMIDIQQYYDKCFNHNLGTLQSVRSIF, from the coding sequence ATGAGCACAATCTTTATGATCCTGGCCATAGTGCTGACCTGTTCAATCCTGGCAGGTATTGGGTTCTGGTACGCTATGCGGCATCGCCCGCCGTTGGCGAAACCGCTGCCATTCATCAGTCCGCCCTGCCGTAAACTTTCTGCCCAGGAGCGTGAGGCGGTCGATAAATATGTCGCCGCGCTGGAAAAGCAGCCCCGTACCACACTGACTACGGATAAGCGCAGCGCGTCTGAACGTCTGACACTGACGGCGCAGAGCAACAATGTCTATCCGGTTACCCGCGCCATTACACGCTATGGCCTCTCTACTGACGATCCCCATAAATGGCGCTACTACCTGGATGAAGTTGAAGTTCATCTGCCGCCGCTGTGGGAACAGTACATCACTGACGAAAACTACGTTGAGTTAATCCGCACCCAGTCCATTCCGCTGGTGATCTCACTGAATGGCCACTCGCTGGTGGATTACGCCGTCGACCAGCAATCGCTGCCGACACTGATGCGCCCTGTGTCGACTAACGCCTCAATCCGCAAAGCAGAAACGGAAAACGTCGAACTGCTGCAGGTGCGTAAAGAGACAGCGGAAGAATATCGCCTCTCGCGGCCAGACGGCACGCGTGAAGCGGTGATGATCTCCCTTGCCTTCTTACTCTTCTTCTTCAGCCTGTTAGTGCCCACCACACTGATGATCTGGCTGGTCCTGACCGGCGCAGTCACGATCGCGGCTAGTCTGTGGCTGCTCTATCGCATTCCGGGTGAGCGCGGACTGCGTGATATCCACTGCCTGCGCGGCGCGCCAAAGCGCTGGGGCCTGTTCAGTGAGTCGAACCAGGAGCAGAGCAACATCACACTGGGGATTATTGACCTCGCCTATCCCCCGCACTGGCAGCCTTATGTGGCACACGATCTCGGTCAGGTGACCGATGTGGAAATCTACCTCAATCGTCAGGTCGTGCGTCAGGGACGTTTCCTGTCGCTGCAGGATGAAGTCAAAAATTTCCCTATCCAGCGCTGGCGGAAAAACGTGGTGCTGGCCTGTGGTTCGCTGATGGTGCTGACCATGCTGGTCACCTGGATCCCGCTTGGTATGCCGATTAAGCTCAGTCTGGCCTGGGCCAGAGGCACCGACAGTCTGGAGGTCAGCAGCGTCGATAAACTCAGCAGCGTGCCGCTGAATATTGGCGACAACCTCAAAGTGAGTGGCACCGGCATGTGTTCCGTGCCAGACAACTACCAGAGCAACCGCAGTTACGCCTATATGCCGTTTGACTGCTCGGCGGTCTACTGGAATAACGCCACGCCATTGCCGCAGCCACAATCGGACATCATCGACAAAGCCGCGGCGCTGCTGGATACCACCACAAAGCAGCTGCATCCGGAAACCAATACCGATCCCAAACTCAATCCACAACTGGCCTCCGCGATTCAGAAGTCAGGCATGATTCTGCTGGATGATTTTTCCGATCTGGTGATGAAAACGCAGGATCTCTGCAATCAGCCGCAGGACTGTATGCGCCTGAAAAATGCGCTGGTGAACCTGGGCAATGCCAAAGACTGGGAAGCGCTGATGCGCCGGGCAGATTCCGGCCAGCTAAACGGCATGAATGTCCTGCTGCGGCCGGTCAGTGCGGAAGCCCTGGAAAATCTGGTCAATACCGCTACCTCGACCTTCTTTTTCCGCGAAACACGCCGGGCGGCAGAAAACCTTAATAGCCCGCCACCTGGGGGATTCCTGATCGTCAGCGACGAGGGTCGCCAGTTGGTCAATCAGCCGCAGCCTTCCGTATCGCTGTTTGATCTCGATCCCCCCTCCCAGTGGCGCGAGCTGCAACGTATTTCCGCCATGCTGCTGCACACGCCGTTCAGCGCAAGCGGCATCATTACTGGCATTTCGACCGATGCCAACGGCACACGTCACATCATGCTGCACAATGAACCGGATGCTATGGCGCAGTGGCGCTATCTCGGCACCGTGTTGCTGCTGCTGGTGCTGCTGGCCTGCGGCGTAATCAACGGACTGCTGGCGCTGCGCCGCATGCACCGTAATCGCCAGCGCATGATCGATATCCAGCAATACTACGACAAGTGTTTCAACCATAACCTCGGCACTTTGCAGAGCGTGCGCTCGATATTCTGA
- a CDS encoding HofP DNA utilization family protein — protein sequence MRHNLLILLLCCGGVLARDPFRPVAGSVCEAPAEPLTGWRLQGIIGRKTHFHAWLLNPQGESVAVRTGKPFPLPPWQLADMTRRSISLTVSNSCTAQQTSFYLKGRSHEKDSHSAAAHKLPAAGLRR from the coding sequence ATGCGCCATAACCTGCTGATTTTACTGCTGTGCTGTGGCGGTGTGCTGGCGCGTGATCCGTTCCGTCCTGTTGCCGGATCAGTTTGTGAGGCGCCTGCAGAGCCGCTTACCGGCTGGCGTCTGCAGGGGATCATTGGCCGTAAGACGCATTTTCATGCCTGGCTACTGAACCCGCAGGGAGAGAGCGTCGCAGTCCGTACAGGCAAGCCATTTCCCCTGCCGCCCTGGCAACTCGCTGATATGACCCGCCGCAGCATCTCCTTAACGGTATCGAATAGCTGCACTGCTCAACAGACTTCGTTTTATTTAAAAGGACGTTCGCATGAAAAGGATAGCCACTCTGCTGCTGCTCATAAACTGCCTGCTGCCGGTTTACGCCGCTGA
- a CDS encoding GNAT family N-acetyltransferase, with product MEIKVGHTQDPETEEYIIQRLWQHNGRFADINMKTLNVILYDEQKNIQGGLLAHTWCGTLDIHYLWIEDAWRLHGSGRQLMQAAEEEARNRGCHMAVVDTLSFQARGFYEKLGYRVYGEQDGYAQRYARYYLAKRL from the coding sequence ATGGAAATTAAAGTGGGCCATACGCAAGACCCCGAAACTGAAGAATATATTATTCAGCGACTCTGGCAGCATAATGGACGCTTTGCTGACATCAATATGAAAACGCTGAATGTTATCCTGTATGACGAACAGAAAAATATCCAGGGTGGCCTGTTAGCCCATACCTGGTGTGGCACGCTGGATATTCATTATTTATGGATAGAGGATGCCTGGCGCCTGCATGGCTCCGGACGTCAGCTGATGCAGGCCGCGGAAGAGGAAGCGCGCAATCGCGGCTGCCATATGGCCGTTGTTGACACGTTAAGTTTCCAGGCACGGGGTTTTTACGAAAAACTGGGCTATCGCGTCTATGGCGAACAGGATGGCTATGCGCAGCGCTATGCCCGTTATTATCTGGCAAAAAGATTATAA
- a CDS encoding cytosine permease has product MSKFDDYPLSPVPANKRLSLLSVAIVHMGMLTALDQFMLGAVLGNSMTPGEAFTAITLASLLFGVLTFALGYAGMREGLPGSLLARWCGFGRHGSVFIGLLVAVSLLGWFGIQNAVFARSLSYALNGTLSFSESAALSGAVLTLLVTFGFKALRFTARIAVPLFIALIGWIFWHAFHGQPGQHTPPVIASQAITVSAAITMVIGGAILASLMTPDLTRFSRNGKDVFAITLLTILAGEYGINGLAILIARELKTSDIIAIITQTTSSLGLLVVVFSTLRINDLNLYSSTLGIANAIEGLTGYKPRYPVITLLLGMLGTLCSILGILDRFVDFLELLGVIFPPVLGVMIIDYYVLKTDRQTLALSRNSNSLPATSQLIGWPALIASAAGGATGLLVERGVPVLNSILVACVVYLLTAPLLKPASAIQENARAE; this is encoded by the coding sequence GTGAGTAAATTTGATGATTATCCTCTGAGCCCTGTTCCTGCAAATAAAAGGCTCTCACTGCTGAGCGTCGCTATTGTGCATATGGGCATGCTGACTGCGCTGGATCAGTTTATGCTTGGCGCGGTTCTGGGCAACAGTATGACGCCAGGCGAGGCGTTTACTGCCATCACGCTGGCCAGCCTGCTATTTGGCGTGCTGACCTTCGCGCTCGGCTATGCAGGAATGCGCGAGGGATTGCCGGGCAGTCTGCTGGCTCGCTGGTGTGGTTTTGGTCGCCATGGCTCAGTGTTCATTGGTCTGCTGGTCGCGGTCAGTCTGCTGGGCTGGTTCGGCATTCAGAATGCCGTTTTCGCCCGATCGCTGAGCTATGCCCTGAACGGCACACTCAGCTTCTCAGAGTCGGCAGCACTTTCAGGGGCCGTGTTGACGTTACTGGTTACCTTTGGCTTTAAGGCGCTGCGCTTTACCGCACGCATTGCGGTTCCACTCTTCATCGCACTGATCGGCTGGATTTTCTGGCACGCGTTCCACGGCCAGCCTGGCCAGCACACACCGCCGGTTATCGCCAGCCAGGCCATTACCGTGAGCGCCGCCATTACCATGGTAATTGGCGGTGCAATCCTGGCCAGTCTGATGACGCCCGACCTGACGCGTTTCTCACGTAACGGTAAAGATGTCTTCGCCATTACGCTGCTGACCATTCTGGCGGGAGAATATGGGATTAATGGGCTGGCCATTCTGATTGCCAGAGAACTGAAGACCTCAGACATCATCGCGATCATTACGCAAACTACCAGCTCACTGGGTTTGCTGGTTGTGGTCTTTTCTACCCTGCGCATTAACGACCTGAATCTCTATTCGTCAACGCTGGGCATCGCCAATGCGATTGAAGGCTTAACCGGCTATAAGCCGCGTTATCCTGTGATTACGCTGCTGCTCGGTATGCTCGGCACACTCTGTTCAATTCTTGGGATTCTTGATCGTTTTGTCGATTTTCTGGAACTTCTGGGGGTCATCTTCCCGCCGGTACTGGGCGTGATGATCATTGACTACTATGTGCTGAAAACTGACCGCCAGACGCTGGCGCTGAGCCGCAACAGCAATTCCTTACCGGCAACGTCTCAGCTTATCGGCTGGCCCGCGCTCATAGCCAGTGCAGCGGGCGGAGCCACCGGACTGTTGGTTGAGCGCGGCGTACCGGTACTTAATTCGATTCTCGTGGCATGCGTGGTTTATCTGTTAACCGCCCCCCTGTTGAAGCCTGCATCAGCCATACAGGAAAATGCAAGAGCAGAATAA
- a CDS encoding HofO family protein, with amino-acid sequence MNEWWDRWWQMAALPRYGMLAALSSGLLLISWVLWLRPQQQALIAEQQTLLQLNRTLQQRQQQWHQNPDNAQLQAQLQSMPLTRSAPGASGRAVEAILAARRHQLEEWQPDSPSRTLTLHLQWPAFQSLFAELADTSLVFPVHFQLLAQPQQLVAQLWLEPDDAP; translated from the coding sequence ATGAATGAGTGGTGGGATCGCTGGTGGCAGATGGCTGCACTTCCACGCTACGGCATGCTCGCCGCCCTCTCATCCGGCCTGCTACTGATCTCATGGGTATTATGGTTGCGGCCACAGCAGCAGGCGCTGATCGCTGAACAGCAGACACTGTTGCAGTTGAACCGTACCCTTCAGCAACGCCAGCAGCAGTGGCATCAGAATCCCGATAATGCACAGTTGCAGGCGCAGCTGCAGTCGATGCCGCTCACGAGATCTGCACCGGGCGCATCGGGCCGGGCAGTGGAAGCGATCCTGGCGGCACGACGTCATCAGCTCGAAGAGTGGCAGCCGGATTCTCCTTCACGCACGCTGACCCTGCATCTGCAGTGGCCGGCGTTTCAGTCACTTTTTGCTGAGCTTGCCGATACTTCCTTGGTGTTTCCGGTGCATTTCCAGCTGCTGGCGCAGCCGCAGCAACTGGTGGCCCAACTCTGGCTGGAGCCTGACGATGCGCCATAA
- the yrfG gene encoding GMP/IMP nucleotidase, producing the protein MLNWSEIDTVLLDMDGTLLDLAFDRYFWLEHVPEQLSQQRDISRAEADAIITEKYQAAAHTLNWYCLDYWAEALSLDIRAMTWAMRSRIALRDDTLPFLQALRRAGKSTILLTNAHPYNLDVKLAQTGLAPHLDLLLSTHTFGYPKEDPRLWHAVQQHTGFSAPRTLFIDDSEVILDAAKLWGIGESLGVKNPDSGRPEQIFQRHRATDDYRTLI; encoded by the coding sequence ATGCTCAACTGGTCTGAGATTGATACCGTGCTGCTCGACATGGATGGCACGCTGCTGGATCTGGCATTCGATCGCTATTTCTGGCTGGAGCATGTCCCTGAACAGCTCAGCCAGCAACGCGACATCAGCCGGGCAGAAGCCGACGCGATCATCACGGAAAAGTATCAGGCCGCTGCCCATACGCTAAACTGGTATTGTCTGGATTACTGGGCAGAGGCGCTGTCGCTGGACATCCGTGCCATGACCTGGGCGATGCGCAGCCGGATCGCACTGCGTGACGATACGCTGCCTTTTTTGCAGGCCCTGCGTCGCGCCGGAAAGTCCACGATTCTGCTGACCAATGCGCATCCTTACAATCTGGACGTCAAACTGGCGCAGACAGGTTTAGCGCCGCACCTTGATTTATTACTTTCCACCCATACCTTTGGGTATCCGAAAGAAGACCCGCGTTTATGGCACGCGGTACAACAGCACACCGGCTTTTCTGCGCCGCGCACGCTGTTTATCGACGATAGCGAAGTGATTTTGGATGCTGCGAAGCTATGGGGCATCGGTGAGAGCTTAGGCGTGAAGAACCCCGATTCGGGTCGTCCTGAGCAAATCTTTCAGCGTCACCGCGCCACGGACGATTACCGGACGCTGATCTGA
- the mrcA gene encoding peptidoglycan glycosyltransferase/peptidoglycan DD-transpeptidase MrcA: MKFVKYLLILAVCCILLGAGSIYGLYKYIEPQLPDVNTLKDVRLQTPMQVYSADGDLIAQYGEMRRIPLTLQQVPPVMVKAFIATEDSRFYEHHGVDPVGIFRAASIALVSGHASQGASTITQQLARNFFLSPERTLMRKIKEAFLAIRIEQLLNKDEILELYLNKIYLGYRAYGVGAAAQVYFGKPVDQLSLSEMAMIAGLPKAPSTFNPLYSPSRALSRRNVVLARMLDQHYITQQQYDEARNTPLVAKYHGPEIAFSAPYLSEMVRQEMVKRYGDNAYTDGYKVYTTVTRRLQEAAQTSVRNNVMAYDMRHGYRGPTSVLWKVGEPAWDQTKIEKALKTLPVYGPLHPAVVTEARSDEATVMLKDGSNVSLALAGVRWARPYKSDTVQGPTPKSVTQVLQAGQQIWVRKVGDDWWLGQVPDVNSALVSLDPNDGAVRALVGGFAFNQSMFNRATQALRQVGSNIKPFLYTAAMDRGLTLASILNDVPISRWDAGAGADWRPKNSPPTYDGPIRLRQGLGQSKNVVMVRAMRAMGVDYAAEYLQRFGFPAQNIVHTESLALGAASFTPLQVVRGYSVMANGGFLVDPYFITKIENEQGGTVFEEKPKIACPQCNLPVIYGETKKALALNEESVENVAASNNNQNQAVPQPELEQVPAQAQQGEQQYAPHVINTPLTFLIKSALNSNIFGEPGWMGTGWRAGRDLKRNDIGGKTGTTNSSKDAWFSGYGPGVVTSVWIGFDDARRNLGRSTLSGAIPDQISGYEGGAKSAQPAWDEYMKSALDGVPVQPLTPPDGVVTVTIDRSTGKLANGGGNTRQEYFINGTQPTEYSVHDVGTTIMDNGESHELF, translated from the coding sequence GTGAAGTTCGTAAAGTATTTATTGATCCTTGCAGTGTGTTGCATCCTGTTGGGAGCTGGCTCGATTTATGGTTTATACAAATACATAGAGCCACAGCTGCCCGACGTAAACACGCTGAAAGATGTGCGTCTGCAAACCCCGATGCAGGTTTACAGCGCCGATGGCGATTTAATCGCCCAGTATGGCGAAATGCGCCGTATCCCTTTGACTCTGCAGCAAGTGCCACCTGTGATGGTGAAAGCGTTTATTGCGACCGAAGACAGCCGTTTCTATGAGCACCATGGTGTTGACCCGGTGGGTATTTTCCGTGCGGCCAGCATTGCGCTGGTTTCCGGTCACGCCTCACAAGGTGCCAGTACTATCACTCAGCAGCTGGCCCGTAACTTCTTCCTGAGCCCGGAACGCACCCTGATGCGTAAAATAAAGGAAGCGTTCCTGGCGATCCGCATTGAGCAACTGCTGAACAAAGATGAAATTCTTGAGCTTTACCTGAATAAGATCTACCTCGGCTACCGTGCTTATGGCGTCGGTGCCGCCGCACAGGTCTATTTTGGTAAGCCGGTTGACCAGTTGTCGCTGAGTGAGATGGCGATGATTGCCGGTCTGCCAAAAGCGCCATCCACCTTTAACCCGCTGTACTCGCCGAGCCGCGCCCTGTCGCGCCGTAACGTGGTACTGGCGCGTATGCTGGATCAGCATTACATCACGCAGCAGCAGTATGACGAGGCACGGAATACGCCGCTGGTGGCGAAGTATCACGGTCCGGAAATCGCCTTCTCTGCCCCCTATCTCAGCGAGATGGTGCGTCAGGAGATGGTGAAACGCTACGGCGACAATGCCTATACTGACGGTTACAAGGTTTACACCACTGTCACCCGCCGTCTGCAGGAAGCCGCTCAGACCTCGGTGCGCAATAACGTCATGGCTTACGATATGCGTCATGGCTATCGCGGCCCGACCAGCGTGCTGTGGAAAGTGGGTGAACCTGCCTGGGATCAGACAAAGATTGAGAAGGCGCTGAAGACGCTGCCGGTCTATGGACCGTTGCATCCGGCCGTGGTCACAGAAGCACGCAGCGATGAAGCGACCGTAATGCTGAAAGATGGCAGCAATGTGTCGCTGGCACTGGCTGGTGTGCGCTGGGCACGTCCTTATAAGTCTGACACCGTACAGGGCCCGACGCCGAAAAGCGTGACGCAGGTCCTGCAGGCTGGCCAGCAGATCTGGGTGCGAAAAGTGGGTGATGACTGGTGGCTGGGCCAGGTGCCGGATGTGAACTCGGCGCTGGTCTCGCTGGATCCAAATGATGGTGCGGTGCGCGCGCTGGTCGGCGGTTTCGCCTTTAACCAGAGCATGTTTAACCGTGCGACCCAGGCGCTGCGCCAGGTCGGTTCTAACATCAAGCCTTTCCTCTATACTGCCGCAATGGATCGCGGGCTGACGCTCGCCTCCATCCTTAACGATGTGCCGATTTCCCGCTGGGATGCGGGTGCCGGGGCTGACTGGCGTCCAAAGAACTCCCCGCCGACATATGATGGTCCGATTCGTCTGCGTCAGGGACTCGGTCAGTCGAAAAACGTCGTCATGGTACGTGCGATGCGTGCGATGGGTGTGGACTACGCCGCAGAGTATCTGCAGCGCTTTGGTTTCCCGGCTCAGAACATTGTGCACACCGAGTCGCTGGCATTAGGTGCGGCCTCATTCACACCGTTACAGGTGGTGCGCGGCTACTCCGTGATGGCGAATGGCGGCTTCCTGGTCGATCCTTACTTCATTACTAAAATTGAGAACGAACAGGGCGGCACCGTATTTGAAGAGAAACCGAAGATCGCCTGTCCACAGTGCAATCTGCCGGTCATCTACGGTGAGACCAAAAAAGCGCTGGCGTTAAATGAAGAGAGCGTCGAGAACGTTGCCGCCTCAAATAACAACCAGAATCAGGCCGTTCCTCAGCCTGAACTGGAGCAGGTTCCGGCGCAGGCACAGCAGGGTGAGCAGCAATATGCGCCGCACGTGATTAATACCCCACTCACCTTCCTGATTAAGAGCGCGCTGAACAGTAATATCTTTGGCGAACCGGGCTGGATGGGAACTGGCTGGCGTGCCGGGCGTGACCTCAAGCGTAATGATATCGGCGGTAAAACCGGTACCACCAACAGCTCGAAAGATGCCTGGTTCTCGGGTTACGGCCCTGGCGTGGTGACTTCAGTCTGGATTGGTTTTGATGATGCGCGCCGCAATCTGGGCCGCAGCACGCTCTCCGGTGCCATTCCCGATCAGATTTCGGGCTATGAAGGCGGCGCTAAGAGCGCACAACCGGCATGGGATGAGTACATGAAGAGTGCGCTGGATGGTGTACCGGTACAGCCGTTAACGCCGCCGGATGGTGTGGTCACTGTGACGATCGATCGCAGCACCGGCAAGCTGGCCAATGGCGGTGGCAACACCCGTCAGGAGTACTTCATCAATGGCACCCAGCCAACCGAATATTCGGTGCATGATGTGGGGACTACCATTATGGATAACGGTGAGAGTCACGAGCTGTTCTGA
- a CDS encoding PilN domain-containing protein, which produces MMVAVNLLPWRQCRQQQQRRQSLVVLSLMLSAVLVGIIQQSWRIYQVREQVAQTSRMQQQALQNLDVQLAQQKTLLAQLAVVQKQQAKQRQQAAQLAAWHQFWIDLPALLPDTAWLTRLEKRDNRLTLEGLAQDMAAVRQFREQLTTVVLFGQVRQGSVKRQADSHYRFSLRAEVQEVADE; this is translated from the coding sequence ATGATGGTCGCCGTGAATCTGCTGCCGTGGCGGCAGTGCCGTCAGCAACAGCAGCGGCGACAGAGCCTTGTCGTGCTGTCACTGATGCTGAGTGCTGTTCTGGTGGGAATCATCCAGCAAAGCTGGCGCATCTATCAGGTGCGTGAGCAGGTGGCCCAGACGAGCAGGATGCAGCAGCAGGCACTGCAAAATCTGGACGTGCAGCTGGCGCAGCAGAAGACGTTACTGGCGCAGCTCGCGGTAGTGCAAAAACAGCAGGCGAAGCAGCGCCAGCAGGCTGCACAACTTGCTGCATGGCATCAGTTCTGGATCGATTTACCCGCGTTATTGCCTGACACCGCCTGGCTGACCCGGCTGGAGAAGCGCGACAATCGTCTCACGCTGGAGGGGCTGGCGCAGGATATGGCGGCGGTTCGGCAGTTCCGTGAGCAGTTAACCACCGTCGTTCTGTTTGGTCAGGTGAGGCAGGGCAGCGTTAAGCGTCAGGCTGATAGTCATTATCGCTTTTCACTGCGGGCAGAGGTGCAGGAGGTGGCTGATGAATGA
- a CDS encoding helix-turn-helix transcriptional regulator produces MNNSRVAVIETHYWYGNNYLTPFISEKYPVFDDQNQWLGCIWNARPVDNLTAMSFIDPRKSSVLTTRLEHALFTPAELDVIFLLLRRFSAKEIARIYNLSAKTIGNRITMLYQKAGVHSLQQFENYCRAESLENYLPERFLRTGIIYI; encoded by the coding sequence TTGAATAACAGTCGCGTGGCCGTGATTGAAACCCACTACTGGTATGGCAACAACTACCTCACCCCTTTTATCAGCGAAAAATACCCTGTTTTCGACGATCAAAATCAGTGGCTGGGCTGTATCTGGAATGCACGTCCGGTGGATAACCTTACGGCAATGAGCTTTATCGATCCCAGAAAATCCTCTGTACTGACGACGCGCCTGGAACACGCCCTGTTTACCCCCGCCGAGCTGGATGTCATTTTCCTGCTGCTACGACGCTTCAGCGCGAAAGAGATCGCCCGCATCTATAACCTCAGCGCAAAAACTATCGGTAACCGCATCACCATGCTTTATCAAAAAGCGGGTGTGCATTCGCTACAACAATTTGAGAACTACTGTCGTGCGGAGTCACTGGAGAATTATCTGCCAGAGCGGTTTCTCCGCACAGGCATTATTTATATATAA
- the pilM gene encoding type IV pilus biogenesis protein PilM, with product MAFHTWQIGLDIQNRQICALALQPHRDGWQLRHWWQQRLPQDTLRNGVLQSSPELLAALTAWRQRLPRRYSLRVALPTRLVLQRQLPLPVQSLNEPALGHYVQAAARRLFPLEPAALALDYRMDAQSGQLCVTAARLEIIDQWAAPLLQAGLKPQVFELTTEALRRLARQAALQDGAVLVLQQDNRWLWSDVHTAAENGEATSLAALQQQAFPDAPSVAWCSADNSALPADARAFSPFDLFRYKQPPLPEIPGAFALATGLALRDGDK from the coding sequence ATGGCTTTTCATACCTGGCAAATTGGGCTGGATATTCAGAATAGGCAGATTTGTGCCCTGGCCCTCCAGCCTCATCGTGATGGCTGGCAGCTACGCCACTGGTGGCAGCAGCGGCTGCCGCAAGATACGTTAAGAAACGGCGTGCTGCAATCTTCGCCTGAATTACTGGCAGCCTTAACGGCCTGGCGTCAGCGGTTGCCGCGTCGTTACTCGCTGCGGGTCGCGCTGCCCACCCGGCTGGTCCTGCAGCGCCAGCTCCCGCTGCCTGTTCAGTCGCTCAATGAGCCTGCGCTGGGGCACTACGTGCAGGCGGCTGCGCGCCGTCTCTTTCCACTGGAGCCTGCTGCGCTGGCGCTGGATTACCGCATGGATGCACAGAGCGGCCAGCTCTGCGTCACGGCGGCCCGGCTGGAGATTATAGACCAGTGGGCAGCGCCACTGCTGCAGGCGGGATTAAAGCCGCAGGTGTTTGAACTGACTACCGAAGCGCTCAGGCGGTTAGCCCGCCAGGCTGCGTTGCAGGATGGCGCGGTGCTGGTCCTGCAGCAGGATAACCGCTGGCTCTGGAGCGATGTGCATACCGCGGCTGAGAACGGCGAAGCCACTTCGCTTGCGGCACTGCAGCAACAGGCCTTCCCCGACGCCCCTTCTGTCGCCTGGTGCTCAGCCGATAATTCTGCGCTGCCCGCTGACGCCCGCGCGTTTTCCCCCTTTGATCTGTTCCGTTATAAACAGCCGCCGTTACCGGAAATTCCGGGTGCCTTTGCGCTGGCGACCGGGCTGGCGCTGCGCGACGGAGATAAATGA
- the nudE gene encoding ADP compounds hydrolase NudE, with translation MKIPKKPDILNITAVARSRLFTIESVDLAFSNGAHRVYERMKPSEREAVMIVPIIDDHLILIQEYAVGLETYELGFPKGLIDAGETVNEAAVRELKEEVGFGADQLTTLGKLTMAPSYFSSKMNIVIAEGLYAEKLEGDEPEPLIVHRWPLSDMMSLLDEPDFREARNVSALFMAREWLVKQGRLSY, from the coding sequence ATGAAAATTCCAAAAAAACCTGACATCCTCAATATCACCGCCGTGGCGCGTTCACGGTTATTCACTATTGAGTCGGTCGATCTGGCTTTCAGCAATGGGGCGCATCGCGTTTATGAGCGGATGAAGCCCTCTGAGCGTGAAGCGGTGATGATTGTGCCGATTATTGATGACCATCTGATCCTGATTCAGGAGTATGCCGTCGGACTGGAAACCTATGAGCTGGGTTTTCCGAAAGGGCTGATCGATGCAGGTGAAACCGTGAATGAAGCGGCAGTTCGCGAGCTGAAAGAAGAGGTCGGTTTTGGTGCCGATCAACTGACCACGCTGGGCAAGCTCACGATGGCCCCCTCCTATTTTTCCAGTAAGATGAATATTGTGATAGCGGAAGGTCTCTACGCTGAAAAGCTGGAAGGCGATGAGCCGGAGCCGCTGATTGTCCACCGCTGGCCGCTGAGCGATATGATGTCGCTGCTGGATGAACCCGATTTCCGCGAGGCACGTAATGTCAGTGCGCTGTTTATGGCGCGCGAATGGCTGGTGAAGCAGGGGCGGCTGAGTTACTGA